One window of Botrimarina mediterranea genomic DNA carries:
- a CDS encoding helix-turn-helix domain-containing protein: MAATKAAKAGDEYLDLVAACPLRPIVTAAAHGRALAMAGELMDRARLSKEAADYLDVLASLIEHYEATHEPVAPASDAELLALLMDERGVTARQLAEATGVVGSTLSAVRNGKRKLTREQVTQVASYFGVSPVAFLSPAGTP; encoded by the coding sequence ATGGCCGCTACCAAGGCCGCCAAGGCCGGCGACGAGTATCTCGACCTGGTGGCGGCGTGCCCGCTGCGCCCGATCGTCACCGCCGCGGCGCACGGCCGCGCCCTCGCCATGGCCGGGGAACTGATGGACCGTGCACGGCTGTCGAAGGAGGCAGCTGACTACCTCGACGTGCTCGCGTCGCTCATCGAGCACTATGAGGCGACGCATGAGCCCGTCGCCCCGGCGAGCGACGCGGAACTGCTTGCGCTGTTGATGGACGAACGGGGCGTCACCGCTCGACAACTGGCCGAGGCGACCGGCGTTGTCGGTTCCACGCTGTCGGCGGTTCGCAACGGCAAGCGGAAGCTGACACGCGAACAAGTGACACAAGTCGCCAGTTACTTTGGGGTGTCGCCAGTGGCATTTCTTTCGCCGGCAGGTACGCCATGA
- a CDS encoding type II toxin-antitoxin system HigB family toxin produces the protein MRIISRKSLREFWERHPEAEGPLRAWFQVVSRTRFANFAELRTAFPSADKVGRLIVFNIGGNKFRLVASIHFNRGILYVRTVLTHRDYDQGNWQE, from the coding sequence ATGCGTATCATCTCCCGCAAATCACTCCGCGAGTTCTGGGAGCGGCATCCCGAGGCGGAGGGCCCTTTGCGGGCGTGGTTCCAGGTCGTCAGTCGGACGCGTTTCGCGAACTTCGCGGAGCTGCGCACCGCGTTCCCCAGCGCCGACAAGGTCGGTCGTTTGATCGTCTTCAACATCGGCGGTAACAAATTCCGGCTGGTGGCGTCGATCCACTTCAATCGTGGGATTCTCTACGTGCGGACGGTGCTCACGCATCGTGACTACGACCAAGGCAACTGGCAGGAGTGA
- the rimO gene encoding 30S ribosomal protein S12 methylthiotransferase RimO: MPTNFTNDIRQADQAKGRYAFISLGCPKNTVDSERMLGLLQLDGYELVADPEGADFAIVNTCGFIEAARNESFASIDEMIELKKAGKLRGVIVSGCLAERQKELLLEHRPEIDHLVGVFGRDEVTKVADRLLGGLEEQRLVFKPAPARPLHDDQRLRITPGHFAYLKISEGCDRLCTFCAIPKMRGKHATKPIEEVIAEAKQLAADGVRELVVVAQDTTYYGMDLYGEPRLAELIHKLDEVEGLEWVRLMYLYPMYFSDDVIDAIAQSKKVVPYIDMPLQHASDAMLKRMQRRVASGPTRELVQKLRDRIPNLVLRTTFITGFPGETDADFAELCDFVEEFRFERLGVFTYSLEPDTPAARLPNHLPEEIKEQRRDELMAIQQRLAFEWADAQVGKQMEVLIDSPVPGERAAWIGRTAADAPDVDCVAYVTGEGLQPGDIVPCEVVARNDYDLVTVAVGEPR; encoded by the coding sequence TTGCCCACCAACTTCACCAACGACATCCGTCAGGCCGACCAAGCCAAGGGACGCTACGCGTTTATCAGCCTGGGCTGCCCGAAGAACACGGTCGATAGCGAGCGGATGCTGGGGCTCTTGCAGCTCGACGGCTACGAACTGGTGGCCGACCCGGAGGGCGCCGACTTCGCGATCGTCAATACGTGTGGCTTCATTGAGGCCGCTCGCAATGAATCCTTCGCGTCGATCGACGAGATGATCGAGTTGAAGAAGGCCGGCAAGCTGCGCGGCGTGATCGTCAGCGGCTGCCTAGCGGAGCGGCAGAAAGAACTATTGCTCGAGCATCGGCCCGAGATCGATCACTTGGTGGGCGTGTTTGGGCGTGACGAGGTGACGAAGGTTGCGGACCGGCTCTTGGGCGGGCTCGAAGAGCAGCGCCTGGTGTTCAAGCCGGCGCCGGCGCGGCCGTTGCACGACGACCAGCGGCTGCGGATCACGCCGGGACACTTCGCGTATCTCAAGATCAGCGAAGGCTGTGACCGGCTGTGTACGTTCTGCGCGATCCCGAAGATGCGCGGCAAGCACGCCACGAAGCCGATCGAAGAGGTGATCGCCGAGGCGAAGCAGCTCGCCGCCGACGGCGTGCGTGAGCTGGTCGTCGTCGCGCAGGACACGACCTACTACGGGATGGACCTGTATGGCGAGCCGCGGCTCGCGGAGTTGATCCACAAGCTCGACGAGGTCGAGGGCCTGGAGTGGGTCCGGCTGATGTACCTCTACCCGATGTACTTCAGCGACGACGTGATCGACGCGATCGCGCAGAGCAAGAAGGTCGTGCCGTACATCGACATGCCGCTGCAACACGCCAGCGACGCGATGCTCAAGCGGATGCAGCGCCGCGTCGCCAGCGGGCCGACCCGTGAACTCGTGCAAAAGCTGCGTGACCGCATCCCGAACCTCGTGCTGCGGACGACGTTCATCACGGGCTTCCCCGGCGAGACCGACGCAGACTTCGCGGAGCTGTGCGACTTCGTCGAGGAGTTCCGCTTCGAGCGGCTCGGCGTGTTTACTTATTCGCTCGAGCCCGACACGCCCGCGGCGCGATTGCCGAACCACCTGCCGGAAGAGATCAAGGAACAGCGCCGCGATGAGCTGATGGCGATCCAGCAGCGATTGGCGTTCGAGTGGGCCGACGCGCAGGTTGGCAAGCAGATGGAGGTGCTGATCGACAGCCCCGTGCCGGGCGAACGGGCCGCCTGGATCGGCCGCACCGCCGCGGACGCGCCGGACGTGGACTGCGTGGCGTACGTCACGGGCGAAGGTTTGCAGCCGGGCGACATCGTGCCGTGCGAAGTGGTGGCGCGGAACGATTACGATCTGGTGACCGTTGCTGTTGGGGAGCCTCGTTGA
- a CDS encoding sulfite exporter TauE/SafE family protein, whose protein sequence is MTDAVLLLLLFLAAMLYTSVGHAGASGYLAAMALVGLAPETMRPAALVLNVFVATLASVRYVRAGRFSWRLFWPLALAAAPMAFVGGAVQLPSQLFRALVGVALLLAAWRLWLAPKTLPDGDTKPLDEVHPPPLPVAILCGAAIGLVAGLTGTGGGIYLSPIIVLSGWASLRTTAGVSVLFILVNSLAGLAGLATKAIEWPPLLPVWIVVVLVGGWIGSELGARRLATPKLRRLLAVVLVIAALKLLLT, encoded by the coding sequence GTGACCGACGCCGTTCTCTTGTTGCTGTTGTTCTTGGCGGCGATGCTCTACACGTCGGTGGGGCATGCGGGGGCTTCGGGGTATTTGGCGGCGATGGCGCTGGTGGGGCTTGCGCCGGAGACGATGCGGCCGGCGGCGTTGGTGCTGAATGTGTTTGTGGCGACGCTGGCGTCGGTGCGCTACGTGCGTGCGGGGCGGTTCTCTTGGCGGCTCTTCTGGCCGCTGGCGCTCGCCGCGGCGCCGATGGCGTTTGTGGGGGGCGCTGTGCAGCTCCCCAGCCAACTGTTTCGGGCGCTGGTGGGCGTGGCGCTGCTGCTGGCCGCGTGGCGGCTGTGGTTGGCGCCGAAGACGCTGCCCGATGGCGATACGAAGCCGCTCGATGAAGTGCATCCGCCGCCGCTGCCCGTGGCGATTCTTTGCGGCGCCGCGATTGGTCTGGTGGCCGGGCTGACGGGGACCGGTGGCGGCATCTACCTGAGCCCGATCATCGTGCTCAGCGGCTGGGCGAGCCTGCGCACGACGGCGGGCGTGTCGGTGCTGTTCATCCTGGTGAACTCGCTAGCGGGCCTCGCCGGCCTCGCGACGAAGGCGATCGAGTGGCCACCGCTTTTGCCGGTGTGGATCGTCGTGGTGCTGGTGGGCGGCTGGATCGGCTCGGAGCTCGGCGCCCGAAGGTTGGCGACGCCGAAGCTGCGGCGGCTCTTGGCGGTGGTGCTGGTGATCGCGGCGTTGAAGTTGTTGTTGACCTAG